The following proteins come from a genomic window of Oncorhynchus clarkii lewisi isolate Uvic-CL-2024 chromosome 23, UVic_Ocla_1.0, whole genome shotgun sequence:
- the LOC139381249 gene encoding sericin-1-like has product MVEKELASGASGAGTLAAGPRLKIIVESTTGRKGASGLRSDSGSSRQEGYSGGSGQEGDSGIAGMTGGSGSSWVADESGSSWLADGSGSSWLADGSGSSCSWLADGSGSSWLADGSGGSVQMGDSDGSGQTGESRGSGQTGDSGFGLRPIVGGSGL; this is encoded by the exons ATGGTCGAGAAGGaacttgcaa gtggcgcctcaGGAGCGGGGACCCTCGCAGCGGGCCCCAGACTGAAGATCATCGTAGAGAGCACcactggaaggaaaggcgcctctggactgaggagcgactctggcagctccagaCAGGAGGGatactctggcggctccggacaggagggcgactccgGCATCGCCGGcatgactggcggctctggcagctcctgggtGGCTGACGaatctggcagctcctggctggctgacggctctggcagctcttggctggctgacggctctggcagctcctg ctcctggctggctgacggctctggcagctcctggctggctgacggctctggcggctcagtaCAGATGGGAGattctgacggctcaggacagacgggagagtctaggggctcaggacagacgggagactctg gtttcGGACTGCGACCcatcgtaggaggttccggtctgtag